The following proteins come from a genomic window of Streptomyces sp. GS7:
- a CDS encoding betaine/proline/choline family ABC transporter ATP-binding protein (Members of the family are the ATP-binding subunit of ABC transporters for substrates such as betaine, L-proline or other amino acids, choline, carnitine, etc. The substrate specificity is best determined from the substrate-binding subunit, rather than this subunit, as it interacts with the permease subunit and not with substrate directly.) — MIRFESVTKRYPDGTTAVDDLSFEVGEGELVTLVGPSGCGKTTTMMMVNRLIDPTQGRIFVEGSDVAGVDPVGLRRRIGYVIQQTGLFPHRTVLDNTATVPYLTGWKKARARERAAELLDLVGLDPAVYGSRYPDQLSGGQRQRVGVARALAADPPVLLMDEPFGAVDPVVRDRLQKEFLRLQATMHKTVLLVTHDIEEAIRLGDRIAVYGQGRIEQYDTPASVLGTPATPYVAEFVGTDRALKQLSVTGIDRDDLERPPFARLAESAAEAVTRLRSEGARWAVVLDSNGALHGWVATEKLAGAGGTVADHARRMEAWVPVTSTLKAAFSEMLKHDAGWIAVLDGHRFLGVLTPTTLHEALRRTISPDERGVPRGRAEVDSVPTE, encoded by the coding sequence ATGATCCGGTTCGAGTCCGTCACCAAGCGCTACCCCGACGGGACCACCGCTGTCGACGACCTCTCCTTCGAAGTCGGCGAGGGCGAGTTGGTGACTCTCGTCGGACCGTCCGGCTGCGGCAAGACGACGACCATGATGATGGTCAACCGGCTCATCGACCCCACACAGGGCCGGATCTTCGTCGAGGGCTCGGACGTCGCCGGCGTCGATCCGGTCGGGCTCCGCCGCCGCATCGGCTACGTCATCCAGCAGACCGGCCTCTTCCCGCACCGCACCGTCCTCGACAACACCGCGACCGTGCCGTACCTGACCGGCTGGAAGAAGGCCCGAGCGCGCGAGCGAGCCGCCGAACTCCTCGACCTGGTAGGGCTGGACCCCGCCGTCTACGGCTCGCGCTATCCCGACCAGCTCTCGGGCGGCCAGCGCCAGCGGGTCGGGGTGGCCCGTGCCCTGGCCGCCGACCCGCCCGTGCTGCTGATGGACGAGCCGTTCGGCGCGGTCGACCCGGTCGTCCGCGACCGCCTCCAGAAGGAGTTCCTGCGGCTCCAGGCCACCATGCACAAGACGGTGCTTCTGGTCACCCATGACATCGAGGAGGCCATCCGCCTCGGGGACCGGATCGCGGTCTACGGACAGGGCCGGATCGAGCAGTACGACACCCCGGCGAGCGTGCTCGGCACCCCCGCCACGCCCTATGTCGCCGAATTCGTCGGCACCGACCGGGCGTTGAAACAGCTCTCGGTCACCGGTATCGACCGCGACGACCTGGAACGCCCGCCGTTCGCCCGGCTCGCCGAATCCGCTGCCGAGGCGGTGACCCGGTTGCGGTCCGAGGGCGCCCGCTGGGCGGTGGTGCTGGACAGCAACGGCGCACTGCACGGCTGGGTGGCCACGGAGAAGCTGGCCGGGGCCGGCGGCACCGTCGCTGACCATGCCCGGCGGATGGAGGCATGGGTCCCGGTGACCAGCACTCTCAAGGCGGCCTTCAGCGAGATGCTCAAGCACGACGCCGGCTGGATCGCCGTCCTGGACGGCCACCGGTTCCTTGGCGTCCTGACCCCCACCACCCTCCACGAGGCGCTGCGCCGCACCATCTCCCCGGACGAACGAGGAGTGCCGCGGGGGCGGGCAGAGGTGGACTCGGTCCCTACGGAGTGA
- a CDS encoding NADP-dependent oxidoreductase → MRAVAVSAFGEQPQLMELPQPEPGPGEVLVRLAAAGLNPVDWKLADGMFGDAVQASFPLVMGTDGAGEVVAVGPGVRRFTVGDPVFGQFQRPERGGGSYCELAVADENSLAPAARSVTYATSAAVPTAGMTAYNLVEETRIGEGRRVLIVGATGGVGTFATQLAAGRGAEVIATARPAKAELMRTLGAAETVDHTAGPVADQVLAAHPDGVDVLIDMASGPEEFIELTRTVRDGGTAVSLIGSADADVLTEHNLRGFNFVNRPSPQLLDILAGHLDAGRLTVLVGREVPLEEAPEELAASRTGRAQGKTVLAI, encoded by the coding sequence ATGAGAGCCGTAGCAGTCAGCGCATTCGGTGAACAGCCACAGCTCATGGAGCTGCCGCAGCCCGAGCCGGGGCCCGGGGAGGTCCTGGTGCGGCTGGCCGCCGCCGGACTCAACCCGGTCGACTGGAAGCTGGCCGACGGCATGTTCGGGGACGCCGTGCAGGCCTCCTTCCCTCTGGTCATGGGGACGGACGGAGCGGGAGAGGTGGTCGCGGTCGGGCCCGGTGTACGGCGGTTCACCGTCGGCGACCCGGTGTTCGGCCAGTTCCAGCGGCCGGAGCGGGGCGGCGGCTCGTACTGCGAACTCGCCGTCGCCGACGAGAACTCCCTCGCGCCGGCCGCCCGCAGTGTCACCTACGCGACCTCCGCCGCCGTGCCGACGGCTGGGATGACCGCCTACAACCTCGTCGAGGAGACCCGGATCGGCGAGGGTCGCCGGGTGCTGATCGTCGGCGCGACCGGAGGGGTCGGTACCTTCGCCACTCAGCTCGCGGCCGGCCGTGGGGCCGAGGTGATCGCCACCGCCCGTCCGGCCAAGGCGGAGCTGATGCGCACCCTGGGCGCCGCGGAGACCGTGGACCACACCGCGGGCCCGGTCGCCGACCAGGTCCTGGCGGCGCACCCGGACGGGGTGGATGTCCTGATCGACATGGCCAGCGGCCCGGAAGAGTTCATCGAGCTGACCCGGACCGTGCGGGACGGTGGCACGGCCGTCTCGCTCATCGGCTCGGCCGACGCCGATGTGCTCACCGAACACAATCTGCGCGGCTTCAACTTCGTCAACCGTCCGTCCCCGCAACTGCTGGACATCCTGGCCGGCCATCTCGACGCGGGTCGTCTGACAGTCCTCGTGGGCCGCGAGGTCCCGTTGGAGGAGGCCCCCGAGGAACTGGCGGCGAGCCGCACCGGCCGGGCGCAGGGGAAGACCGTCTTGGCGATCTGA
- a CDS encoding cation diffusion facilitator family transporter codes for MTEHAHSGHSHSHSHSHAVSPNADRRWLRAALILLTAYMAVEVSIGFLAQSLALISDAAHMLTDVVSIVLALVAMRLAAKPARGGYTYGLKRAEILSAQANGITLLLLSLWLAYEAVQRLISPPAVTGGLVVVTALSGVVVNLICTWFLSKANRSSLNVEGAYQHILTDLFGFIATAISGLIVLTTGFERADAIASLVVVALMLKAGTSLVRESGRIFMEAAPAGIDPDALGDHLVAADQVVEVHDLHIWQITSGQPALSAHILVAPAGDCHKVRRNLQELLSGEYGITHATLQVDHVGEQDNDELLTLEPGPGHGPEPAAGHCDDSHGPVHRPGPHRH; via the coding sequence ATGACCGAGCACGCCCACAGCGGCCACAGCCACTCGCACAGCCACTCACACGCCGTCTCCCCGAACGCAGACCGGCGCTGGCTGCGGGCCGCACTCATCCTGCTCACCGCCTACATGGCGGTCGAGGTCTCCATCGGCTTCCTGGCACAGTCGCTGGCACTGATCTCGGACGCCGCCCACATGCTCACCGACGTGGTCTCGATCGTGCTGGCACTGGTCGCGATGCGGCTGGCCGCGAAGCCCGCGCGGGGCGGGTACACGTACGGCCTCAAGCGCGCCGAGATCCTCTCCGCGCAGGCCAACGGCATCACCTTGCTGCTGCTCTCCCTCTGGCTGGCGTACGAGGCGGTCCAGCGGCTGATCTCGCCGCCCGCGGTCACCGGGGGGCTGGTGGTGGTCACCGCGCTGTCCGGTGTGGTGGTGAACCTGATCTGCACCTGGTTCCTGTCGAAGGCCAACCGCTCCAGCCTCAACGTGGAGGGCGCCTACCAGCACATCCTCACCGACCTGTTCGGCTTCATCGCCACCGCGATCTCCGGTCTGATCGTGCTGACCACCGGCTTCGAGCGGGCCGACGCGATCGCCTCGCTCGTCGTCGTCGCGCTGATGCTCAAGGCCGGTACCAGCCTGGTGCGGGAGTCCGGCCGGATCTTCATGGAAGCCGCCCCGGCCGGGATCGACCCGGACGCGCTGGGCGATCACCTCGTGGCCGCCGACCAGGTCGTCGAGGTCCACGACCTGCACATCTGGCAGATCACCTCCGGGCAGCCGGCACTCTCCGCGCACATCCTGGTCGCACCGGCCGGCGACTGCCACAAGGTCCGCCGCAATCTCCAGGAGCTGCTGAGCGGGGAGTACGGCATCACCCACGCCACCCTCCAGGTCGACCACGTCGGCGAACAGGACAACGACGAGCTGCTGACACTCGAACCGGGCCCGGGCCACGGGCCCGAGCCGGCCGCAGGCCACTGCGACGACTCCCACGGGCCCGTGCACCGCCCGGGACCGCACCGGCACTGA
- the tsaD gene encoding tRNA (adenosine(37)-N6)-threonylcarbamoyltransferase complex transferase subunit TsaD, translating to MGSPVVLGIESSCDETGAGLVRDGRLLGHALASSMDEHARFGGVVPEIAARAHVHALTPVVRGALADAGLRAADIGAVAVTTGPGLSGALQVGLAGAKGLAYALGVPLYGVHHLAGHVAADTLEHGPLPDPCVVLIVSGGHTSLLLVRDLTRDRIVHLGDTLDDAAGECFDKVARVFGLPYPGGPAIDRTAREGDPRAVPFPRPLTVGPPEKRFTFSFSGLKTAAARWAESHHAAGHPLPVADGAAALQEAVADVLTRKAVAACTEHGVGTLVVVGGVAANSRVRALAEERCAAAGIALRVPPLRLCTDNGAMIAAVGDLLVRAGAEPAPLDVSIDPSAPLEYAALHPVAAGRALAA from the coding sequence ATGGGCTCACCAGTGGTGCTGGGCATCGAATCGTCCTGCGACGAGACGGGCGCCGGCCTGGTGCGCGACGGGCGGCTCCTCGGGCACGCGCTGGCGTCGAGCATGGACGAGCACGCCCGGTTCGGCGGCGTGGTGCCGGAGATCGCGGCGCGGGCGCATGTGCACGCGCTGACCCCGGTGGTGCGGGGCGCGCTGGCCGACGCGGGGCTGCGGGCCGCCGATATCGGGGCGGTGGCGGTGACCACCGGACCGGGGCTGTCCGGTGCCCTCCAGGTGGGACTGGCCGGGGCCAAGGGGCTGGCATACGCGCTGGGGGTGCCGCTCTACGGGGTGCACCACCTGGCGGGGCACGTCGCCGCCGACACCCTGGAGCACGGACCGCTGCCCGACCCCTGCGTGGTGCTGATCGTCTCCGGTGGGCACACCTCGCTGTTGCTCGTACGCGACCTGACCCGCGACCGCATCGTGCACCTCGGCGACACTCTGGACGACGCCGCCGGGGAGTGCTTCGACAAGGTCGCCCGGGTCTTCGGGCTGCCGTACCCCGGCGGCCCGGCCATTGACCGGACAGCGCGCGAGGGGGATCCGCGCGCTGTCCCCTTTCCCCGCCCGCTCACCGTGGGCCCGCCCGAGAAGCGGTTCACCTTCTCCTTCTCGGGGCTGAAGACCGCGGCGGCGCGCTGGGCGGAGAGCCACCACGCCGCGGGGCATCCGCTGCCGGTCGCCGACGGGGCGGCGGCGCTCCAGGAGGCGGTGGCCGATGTGCTGACCCGCAAGGCGGTGGCCGCCTGCACCGAGCACGGTGTGGGGACGCTGGTGGTGGTCGGCGGGGTGGCCGCCAACTCCCGGGTCCGCGCGCTGGCGGAGGAGCGCTGCGCAGCGGCGGGCATCGCGCTGCGGGTACCGCCGCTGCGGCTGTGCACGGACAACGGCGCGATGATCGCCGCGGTCGGCGATCTGCTCGTCCGGGCGGGTGCCGAGCCCGCTCCGCTCGATGTCTCGATCGACCCGTCGGCGCCGCTGGAGTATGCCGCGCTGCATCCGGTGGCGGCGGGGCGGGCGCTCGCCGCATGA
- the cbiE gene encoding precorrin-6y C5,15-methyltransferase (decarboxylating) subunit CbiE — protein MSAPPPLSVVGIGADGWDGLSAAARRELSAAEVLIGGARQLGLLPAECAGERVPWPSPLRPAVPGLLAAHEGRRVCVLASGDPMFHGIGRTLIEVLAEGAAAPRPLRVVPHPSSVSYACARLGWAVEDTEVVTLVGRPAGNLAGALHDGRRVLVLSAGAGTPGEVAALLRARGFGPTRMRVLEQLGGARERLGEGTADGWDAPAGDPLNVIALDCVRAPGALRLPAVPGLPDDAYEHDGQLTKRHVRAATLAALAPAPGELLWDIGGGSGSIAIEWLRTHRSCRAVSVERDGERAERIGRNADTLGVPALRVVHGPAPAALDGLPTPDAVFIGGGLTAPGLLDACWAALPPGGRIVANTVTLESEALLADRYRRFGGELVRLAVAHAVPVGGFTGWRQAMPVTQWSAVKPAHPGARETSVHPTHQETEEP, from the coding sequence GTGAGCGCCCCACCACCCCTCTCCGTCGTAGGCATCGGGGCCGATGGCTGGGACGGTCTGTCCGCCGCCGCCCGGCGGGAGCTGTCCGCGGCCGAGGTGCTGATCGGAGGGGCACGGCAGCTCGGGCTGCTGCCCGCGGAGTGCGCCGGGGAGCGGGTGCCGTGGCCCTCGCCGCTGCGGCCCGCCGTACCGGGGCTGCTCGCCGCGCACGAAGGGCGCCGGGTGTGCGTACTGGCCAGCGGGGACCCGATGTTCCACGGGATCGGCCGGACGCTGATCGAGGTGCTGGCGGAGGGGGCGGCGGCGCCGCGGCCGCTGCGCGTGGTGCCGCATCCGTCGTCCGTGTCCTACGCCTGCGCCCGGCTGGGGTGGGCGGTGGAGGACACCGAGGTGGTCACGCTCGTCGGGCGGCCCGCGGGGAATCTGGCGGGGGCGCTCCACGACGGGCGGCGGGTGCTGGTGCTGTCCGCCGGGGCCGGGACACCCGGCGAGGTCGCGGCGCTGCTGCGGGCGCGGGGTTTCGGGCCGACCCGGATGCGTGTCCTGGAGCAACTCGGCGGCGCGCGCGAGCGGTTGGGCGAGGGTACCGCCGACGGCTGGGACGCGCCGGCGGGCGATCCGCTGAACGTCATCGCGCTGGACTGCGTCCGCGCACCGGGCGCACTGCGCCTGCCGGCGGTGCCCGGGCTCCCGGACGACGCCTACGAACACGACGGCCAGCTGACCAAGCGTCATGTCCGGGCCGCCACCCTGGCCGCGCTGGCGCCCGCGCCCGGCGAACTCCTCTGGGACATCGGCGGCGGCTCCGGCTCCATCGCCATCGAATGGCTGCGCACGCACCGCAGTTGCCGTGCGGTCAGCGTCGAGCGCGACGGCGAACGGGCCGAGCGGATCGGCCGCAACGCGGACACCCTCGGCGTACCGGCGCTGCGCGTGGTGCACGGTCCCGCGCCCGCCGCGCTGGACGGGCTGCCGACGCCGGACGCGGTGTTCATCGGCGGCGGCCTGACCGCCCCCGGACTGCTGGACGCCTGCTGGGCGGCGCTGCCGCCGGGCGGCCGGATCGTCGCGAACACCGTGACGCTGGAGTCCGAGGCGCTGCTCGCCGACCGGTACCGGCGGTTCGGCGGCGAACTGGTGCGGCTGGCGGTCGCGCACGCGGTGCCGGTCGGCGGCTTCACGGGCTGGCGGCAGGCGATGCCGGTCACCCAGTGGTCGGCGGTGAAACCCGCACATCCCGGTGCCCGGGAAACCTCCGTGCACCCCACCCACCAGGAGACCGAGGAACCATGA
- the cobM gene encoding precorrin-4 C(11)-methyltransferase: MTVHFIGAGPGAADLITLRGARTLAACGVCLYAGSLVPRELLAECPPGARLIDTAQLDLDTITVEMVRAHKEGHDVARLHSGDPSVFSAVAEQMRRLDAAGVPYEVVPGVPAFAAAAAALKRELTVPTVGQTVILTRIAQQATPMPDGEDLATLGRSGALLVLHLAARYVDRVVDELLPHYGADCPAAVVAMASRPDELVLRGTLGDIAGQVKGAGVVRTAVIMVGRTLGAEQFRDSHLYSAERERPHAPCGDPTAFEGTSAP; encoded by the coding sequence ATGACCGTCCACTTCATCGGCGCGGGTCCCGGCGCCGCCGACCTGATCACCCTGCGCGGCGCCCGTACCCTCGCCGCCTGCGGCGTGTGCCTGTACGCGGGCAGCCTGGTGCCGCGCGAACTGCTCGCCGAATGCCCGCCCGGGGCCCGGCTGATCGACACCGCGCAGCTCGACCTCGACACGATCACGGTGGAGATGGTGCGGGCCCACAAGGAGGGCCACGACGTCGCCCGGCTGCACTCCGGCGATCCGTCCGTCTTCAGCGCGGTGGCCGAGCAGATGCGCCGCCTGGACGCGGCCGGGGTGCCGTACGAGGTCGTGCCCGGCGTGCCCGCGTTCGCCGCCGCCGCGGCGGCCCTCAAGCGCGAACTGACGGTGCCCACCGTCGGGCAGACCGTCATCCTCACCCGGATCGCACAGCAGGCCACCCCCATGCCCGACGGCGAGGACCTGGCCACCCTGGGGCGCAGCGGTGCGCTGCTGGTGCTGCACCTCGCGGCCCGCTACGTCGACCGGGTCGTGGACGAACTCCTGCCGCACTACGGCGCGGACTGCCCGGCCGCCGTCGTGGCGATGGCCTCCCGTCCCGACGAACTCGTCCTGCGCGGCACGCTCGGCGATATCGCCGGCCAGGTGAAGGGCGCGGGGGTGGTCCGGACAGCAGTGATCATGGTCGGCCGCACGCTGGGCGCCGAGCAGTTCCGCGACAGCCACCTCTACTCGGCGGAGCGGGAGCGCCCGCACGCACCGTGCGGAGATCCGACGGCCTTTGAGGGTACGTCAGCGCCGTGA
- a CDS encoding cobalt-precorrin-5B (C(1))-methyltransferase, which yields MADAQPKGTGGRSAQLAHTGLRHGWTTGACATAASSAAYTALLSGEFPDPVTITLPKGQTPSFALAVEELTAPGAEPARAMAGVVKDAGDDPDVTHGALVRATVRALPAGSGVVFRAGPGVGTVTRPGLPLDVGEPAVNPVPRQMIREHLTAVAERYGGGGAAADVEVEISVDHGEEIARSTWNPRLGILGGLSILGTTGIVVPYSCSAWIDSIRRGVDVARAAGRRHVAGCTGSTSEKVAVALHHLPEDALLDMGDFAGAVLKYIRRHPVDRLTICGGFAKLSKLAAGHLDLHSARSQVDKGFLAELARRGGADEALTDAVAGANTGLAALQLCAAAGVPLGDLVAATARDASLAVLRGAPVAVDVICIDRAGMVVGRAEPRGPGG from the coding sequence GTGGCTGACGCGCAACCGAAGGGTACGGGAGGCCGGAGCGCGCAGCTCGCGCACACCGGGCTGCGGCACGGGTGGACGACCGGGGCGTGTGCCACAGCGGCGAGCAGCGCCGCGTACACGGCACTGCTGAGCGGGGAGTTCCCGGACCCGGTGACGATCACCCTGCCGAAGGGGCAGACGCCGTCCTTCGCCCTCGCCGTCGAGGAGCTGACGGCTCCGGGTGCGGAGCCGGCCCGCGCCATGGCCGGGGTGGTGAAGGACGCCGGGGACGATCCCGACGTGACGCACGGGGCGTTGGTGCGCGCCACAGTACGCGCGCTGCCGGCCGGTTCGGGCGTGGTGTTCAGAGCCGGTCCCGGGGTCGGGACGGTGACCCGGCCGGGGCTGCCGCTGGATGTCGGCGAACCCGCCGTCAACCCCGTACCGCGCCAGATGATCCGGGAGCATCTGACGGCCGTCGCCGAACGGTACGGCGGCGGGGGAGCCGCGGCCGACGTCGAGGTGGAGATCTCCGTCGACCACGGGGAGGAGATCGCCCGCAGCACCTGGAATCCGCGGCTGGGGATCCTGGGCGGGTTGTCGATCCTGGGGACGACCGGGATCGTCGTGCCGTACTCCTGCTCCGCCTGGATCGACTCGATCCGGCGCGGGGTGGACGTGGCGCGCGCCGCGGGACGGCGCCATGTGGCCGGGTGCACGGGATCGACCTCGGAGAAGGTCGCCGTCGCGCTGCACCACCTGCCGGAGGACGCGCTCCTGGACATGGGGGATTTCGCGGGGGCGGTGCTCAAGTACATCCGCCGCCATCCCGTCGACCGGCTGACGATCTGCGGCGGCTTCGCCAAGTTGTCCAAACTGGCGGCCGGTCATTTGGATCTGCACTCCGCGCGATCCCAGGTGGACAAGGGCTTCCTGGCCGAGCTGGCCCGGCGGGGCGGTGCGGACGAGGCGCTGACGGACGCGGTGGCCGGGGCCAACACCGGCCTCGCCGCACTCCAGTTGTGCGCGGCGGCCGGCGTTCCGCTCGGCGACCTGGTGGCGGCCACAGCACGTGACGCGTCACTGGCCGTGCTGCGCGGGGCGCCGGTAGCGGTCGATGTCATCTGTATCGACCGGGCGGGAATGGTGGTGGGACGGGCAGAGCCGCGCGGGCCGGGAGGCTGA
- a CDS encoding cobalt-precorrin-6A reductase, with the protein MNDTARHVLVLGGTTEARRLAAALEQEPRVRVTSSLAGRVAAPRLPAGEVRIGGFGGPEGLARWLREHAVDALIDATHPFAGTISFHAAQAAATAHTPLLALRRPGWVPGPGDIWHPVPSLADAARALPGLGARVFLTTGRMGLSHFAHLTDLWFLVRSVDAPEPPRPPRMTALLDRGPFTLDGERDLLRHHRIDVLVTKDSGAAATAPKLTAAREAGIPVVVVQRPPAPEGVPVAAGPEEAADWLRTALGLPPVTRQLG; encoded by the coding sequence ATGAACGACACCGCCCGCCACGTACTGGTCCTCGGCGGCACCACGGAAGCCCGCCGCCTGGCCGCCGCCCTGGAGCAGGAACCGCGGGTACGGGTGACGAGTTCCCTCGCCGGGCGGGTGGCGGCACCGCGGCTGCCCGCCGGGGAGGTGCGCATCGGCGGGTTCGGCGGCCCCGAGGGCCTCGCCCGCTGGCTGCGCGAGCATGCGGTGGACGCGCTCATCGACGCCACCCATCCTTTCGCCGGCACGATCAGTTTCCACGCGGCCCAGGCCGCCGCCACCGCCCATACTCCCCTGCTGGCGCTCCGCCGCCCGGGCTGGGTCCCCGGACCCGGCGACATCTGGCACCCGGTCCCCTCATTGGCCGACGCCGCCCGTGCCCTCCCCGGCCTGGGCGCCCGGGTCTTCCTCACCACGGGCCGGATGGGGCTGTCGCACTTCGCCCACCTCACGGACCTCTGGTTCCTGGTCCGCTCCGTCGACGCGCCCGAGCCGCCGCGCCCGCCCCGTATGACGGCCCTTCTGGACCGCGGCCCCTTCACCCTGGACGGGGAGCGGGACCTGCTGCGCCACCATCGCATCGACGTCCTGGTGACCAAGGACAGCGGCGCGGCGGCGACGGCCCCCAAGCTGACGGCGGCGCGCGAGGCCGGAATCCCCGTGGTGGTCGTCCAGCGGCCACCCGCCCCGGAAGGGGTACCGGTGGCCGCAGGGCCCGAGGAGGCCGCGGACTGGCTGCGGACGGCCCTCGGACTACCGCCGGTCACCCGCCAACTCGGCTGA
- a CDS encoding precorrin-2 C(20)-methyltransferase, producing the protein MPEQQSAQHPERSTGRLYGVGLGPGDPSLMTVRAVEVIAQADVVAYHSARHGRSIARSIAAKHIRADHIEEALVYPVTTESTDHPGGYRGALDEFYESAAARLAAHLDAGRTVAVISEGDPLFYGSYQHMHKRLADRYPTEVVPGVTSFSAAAACLGTPLAEADEVLTILPGTLPEEELTARLAATDSAVVMKLGRTFPTVRRAMARSGRIAEARYVERATMSGERTDRLAAIDADTVPYFSVAVVPSRIAATEAPPAAEHGEVVVVGTGPAGPLWLTPESRGALAAAEDLVGYTTYLDRVPIRPGQRRHGSDNKVESERAELALDLARRGRRVAVVSGGDPGIFAMATAVLEVASQDPYRSVPVRVLPGVTAANAAAARAGAPLGHDYAVISLSDRLKPWDVIATRLGAAASADLALALYNPGSRSRTWQVAKARELLLEHRAPDTPVILARDVGGPEESLRTVPLADLDPDQVDMRTILLVGSSQTQAVRRDDGTQTVWTPRRYPES; encoded by the coding sequence GTGCCGGAACAGCAGTCGGCGCAGCACCCGGAGCGGTCCACCGGCCGTCTCTACGGCGTCGGCCTCGGCCCCGGCGACCCGTCCCTGATGACGGTGCGGGCGGTGGAGGTCATCGCCCAGGCGGACGTGGTGGCGTATCACAGCGCCCGGCACGGACGCTCCATCGCGCGCTCCATCGCGGCGAAGCACATCCGAGCCGACCACATCGAGGAAGCGCTGGTCTACCCGGTCACCACCGAGTCGACCGACCACCCCGGCGGCTACCGGGGCGCGCTGGACGAGTTCTACGAGTCCGCGGCGGCCCGGCTCGCCGCCCACCTCGACGCCGGCCGCACCGTCGCCGTCATCTCCGAGGGCGATCCGCTCTTCTACGGCTCGTACCAGCACATGCACAAGCGGCTGGCCGACCGCTACCCGACCGAGGTCGTCCCCGGCGTCACCTCCTTCAGCGCCGCCGCGGCCTGCCTGGGCACCCCGCTCGCCGAGGCCGACGAGGTGCTGACGATCCTCCCCGGCACGCTGCCGGAGGAAGAGCTGACGGCGCGGCTGGCCGCCACCGACTCCGCCGTCGTCATGAAGCTCGGCCGCACCTTCCCGACCGTGCGCCGCGCCATGGCACGCTCCGGCCGGATCGCGGAGGCCCGCTACGTCGAACGCGCCACCATGTCCGGTGAGCGCACTGACCGGCTCGCCGCCATCGACGCCGACACCGTCCCGTACTTCTCGGTCGCGGTGGTGCCCAGTCGGATCGCGGCCACCGAAGCGCCGCCGGCCGCCGAGCACGGCGAGGTCGTCGTGGTGGGCACCGGTCCCGCCGGCCCCCTCTGGCTCACCCCCGAGTCCCGCGGCGCGCTGGCCGCCGCCGAGGACCTGGTCGGCTACACCACGTACCTGGACCGCGTGCCGATACGCCCCGGGCAGCGCCGCCACGGCTCCGACAACAAGGTCGAGTCCGAGCGCGCCGAACTCGCCCTCGACCTGGCCCGCCGCGGCCGGCGGGTGGCCGTGGTCTCCGGCGGCGACCCCGGCATCTTCGCCATGGCCACCGCGGTCCTGGAAGTCGCCTCCCAGGACCCGTACCGCTCCGTCCCGGTGCGCGTGCTGCCCGGGGTCACCGCCGCCAACGCCGCCGCCGCCCGCGCCGGCGCCCCGCTGGGCCACGACTACGCGGTCATCTCGCTCTCCGACCGCCTCAAGCCCTGGGACGTCATCGCCACCCGCCTCGGTGCGGCGGCCTCCGCCGATCTGGCCCTGGCCCTGTACAACCCCGGCTCGCGCTCCCGTACATGGCAGGTGGCCAAGGCTCGCGAACTCCTCCTGGAGCACCGCGCGCCGGACACCCCGGTCATCCTGGCCCGCGACGTCGGCGGCCCCGAGGAATCCCTGCGGACCGTCCCGCTCGCCGACCTCGACCCGGACCAGGTGGACATGCGCACCATCCTCCTCGTCGGCTCGTCGCAGACGCAGGCGGTGCGGCGCGATGACGGGACCCAGACCGTCTGGACGCCCCGGAGGTACCCGGAGTCCTAG
- a CDS encoding precorrin-8X methylmutase, with protein sequence MTAFEYEKDGAEIYRQSFATIRAEADLSGLPADAGQVAVRMIHACGMVDLVRDLAFSPGVVARARAALRAGAPILCDANMVASGVTRKRLPADNEVLCTLTDPSVPELAARMRTTRSAAALELWRDRMEGAVVAFGNAPTALFRFLEMIEEGAPRPAAVIGIPVGFIGAAESKDALIDHPSKLDHIVVRGRRGGSAMTAAAINALASEEE encoded by the coding sequence GTGACCGCGTTCGAGTACGAAAAGGACGGGGCGGAGATCTACCGCCAGTCCTTCGCCACCATCCGCGCCGAGGCGGATCTCTCCGGGCTGCCCGCCGACGCCGGCCAGGTCGCGGTCCGGATGATCCACGCCTGCGGCATGGTCGACCTCGTACGCGACCTGGCCTTCAGCCCCGGGGTCGTGGCGCGTGCCCGCGCCGCACTGCGCGCCGGTGCACCGATCCTCTGCGACGCCAACATGGTCGCCAGCGGCGTCACCCGCAAGCGGCTGCCCGCCGACAACGAGGTGCTCTGCACGCTCACCGACCCGTCCGTGCCGGAGCTCGCCGCGCGGATGAGGACGACGCGCAGCGCCGCCGCGCTGGAACTGTGGCGGGACCGGATGGAGGGCGCGGTGGTCGCCTTCGGCAACGCCCCCACCGCTCTCTTCCGGTTCCTCGAAATGATCGAGGAAGGGGCGCCCCGCCCCGCCGCCGTCATCGGCATACCCGTCGGCTTCATCGGCGCGGCCGAGTCCAAGGACGCGCTGATCGACCACCCGTCGAAGCTGGATCACATCGTGGTGCGCGGGCGGCGCGGCGGCAGCGCCATGACCGCAGCCGCTATCAACGCCCTGGCGAGCGAGGAAGAGTGA